The window GATGTGCCCCGATCTGATCTGCGTGCTGGACAGCGTCAACGGCCATGCGGTGGGCACCGAGACCGTGCGCTACGGCCAGCGCGTCACCGTTGTGGCGCTGCCTGCGCCGACGGTGCTCACCAGCGCCCGCGGTCTCGAATTCGTCGGTCCCCGCGCCTTCGGCTACGACCTCGATTTTCGTTCGCTGTTCTCCCCGACTGAGGCAGGAGCCTGATTGATGAAGCGCATCGGCATCGACGTCGGCGGCACCAACACGGATGCCGTCCTGCTTGTCGACGAAAAAGTCGTCCACTCGGTCAAGCGGCCGACCACGGCCGACATCACCTCCGGCATTCTCGACGCACTGAAGGCTCTGCGCGCCAATCCGGCAGCAGCGATCCCGGTCGAGGCCGTGGTCATCGGCACCACGCATTTCATCAATGCCGTGGTGCAGCGCCGCCATCTGCAGAAAGTCGCCGCCATCCGCATCGGCTTGCCGGCCAGCGCGTCGCTGCCGCCGTTCTGCGACTGGCCTGCGGACCTGGCAGCCATGGTCAGCGGCGACATCTTCATGCTCGAAGGCGGTCACGATTACGACGGGCGTCCGTTCATGCCGCTCGACACCGCCGGGCTGAAAGCTGCGGCGCGCCGGATCAAGGACAAGGGTCTTCACTCCGTCGCGGTCTGTTCCAGCTTCTCGCCGCTCGATCCCAGCTGCGAAACCACTGCGCGCGAAATTCTCGCCGACATCTGTCCGGATGCGGCGGTGACGCTGTCGCATGATCTCGGCCGCATCGGCCTGCTGGAGCGCGAGAACGCGGCGCTGCTCAACGCTGCGCTCAACGACCTTGCCGTCACCACAGTGGCCGCCTTTCGCAAGGCGATCGCCGACAGCGGCCTCGACGCGCCGCTGTTTCTCACCCAGAACGACGGCACGGTGATGCAGGCGGAGATCGCGACTGCGTTCCCGGTGATGAGCTTTGCGTCCGGCGCCACCAACTCGATGCGCGGCGCCGCGCACCTCTCCGGCCTCGCTGATGCCATGGTGGTGGATGTCGGCGGCACCACCAGTGATATCGGCCAGCTCCGTCACGGTTTCCCGCGT is drawn from Bradyrhizobium prioriisuperbiae and contains these coding sequences:
- a CDS encoding hydantoinase/oxoprolinase family protein; translation: MKRIGIDVGGTNTDAVLLVDEKVVHSVKRPTTADITSGILDALKALRANPAAAIPVEAVVIGTTHFINAVVQRRHLQKVAAIRIGLPASASLPPFCDWPADLAAMVSGDIFMLEGGHDYDGRPFMPLDTAGLKAAARRIKDKGLHSVAVCSSFSPLDPSCETTAREILADICPDAAVTLSHDLGRIGLLERENAALLNAALNDLAVTTVAAFRKAIADSGLDAPLFLTQNDGTVMQAEIATAFPVMSFASGATNSMRGAAHLSGLADAMVVDVGGTTSDIGQLRHGFPREANAVVEVGGVRTLFRMPDLLSIGLGGGSHVEGTPIRVGPLSVGYRLTSEALVFGGTRVTATDIAVAAGLVDVGDRSRVASLPGTLIDAALADAKRKLEETIDRMKTEAGDVPLLAVGGGAFLVPERLPGVSEIVRVPHGDCANAVGAAIAQVSGEADQVFRELSRNEAIAAARSIAEDRAVQAGAARVSLKTIDVEDMPIAYLPGNALRVRVRVAGAIAEPALV